ACAAATTCATTGCCTTGAATTGAAATGACTATAGAGAAAATATTGACTCCTCTCTGACCTTTTGTGAGGACAGCTATGCTGAGCGGACAGCTGGTCAAGATAGATGACAAGgtatggagaagaaagaaatggaagggaaaTAAGCTTGATTATAGCCATATAGACATTCTTCGGCCAAAAGGAACATACAATATATGCAAAGATATAAAAATAGCCAGGCATAAAAGAGCATCCATCGAGGGAGAAAGGGATGGCCTGTGTGCCCCAGACTAGTACAAGAAAATGTTAACCATCCTTTCCTACCCTTGCTAGATATGGGGCCTAGGTATGTATATGCACTCAGGCTTAGCTTTTGAGGGCTTATCTTAGATCTCAGTCATTTGCTGTGAGGTTTGGGTTTCTCGGTAAGAACACAATGTCACCGGGATGCTGCTACTGTCAAAAGATAGAAGGGGTTGAATGTGGTCaggatgtgtttttttttttttttttttttttgttgttgttcctattcCCTATGCCTATGAGTTATATGAAAGTAGGAAAAATATCtattcatttctgtcttctcaaGAATTATACTAGTGTCTGACATTCAAGCATTCAAAAATTGTGAGGGATAGGTTGGTGTTGTATCATACaattctagcacccaggaggcccGAGGCAGGATAATTGCTTCCAGTTGGGCTATATAGTGCGATCGTGTCTCAAACCACAAAACGGTGACAGGAACAGTGTTTGGATGGAATATTTCAGCACAAATACTGCTCTACCTCCAAAGCTGCACAGTGAGGAGTAAGCAGATGTTTGCCTCGAGTGTGTGTGGTCCTGCATCTGAGCTCCAGCAGCACATGAAACTAGGTAGAGTGGACCACAcctgtaatctctgcacttgagaggcagaggtgagaaGATCAGAAACTCCAAGGATACCCTTGgcaacacagtgagttcaaagccagcttaggATACATGAgatagggagggaaagagagagaatggccATCTTTGGAATTGCAAATATTTGACTGACTTCCTGACTCTTCAGAGGCCAACTTCTGGGTTGATGAGGCTCTGCTTCAGTTTTGAGACGCGCTCAAACAAGCCGTGCTTGTCCCACAACTCTGACACTTCTTAGCCTCCACAACACTCTGGTGGGTCTTTTTATCATTGACATTGCACGCAAGGTCTCGTGGGCCTTGGGCTTGTGGCCAACTCCACACACTACTCCCTCTGCACCTTGGAGGCCTCACTCTGCAACAGGGTGTGGGCTCCtgcagtcttccttcctcttcctcctgcttgttTAACCCCTATGACCTCTTCTTTCACTAGGCTGATGTTTAGAATAAGTCCTTCCTAGAGCTACGGCTGCCAGTGCCCCCCGAGAATCCGCTATTTACTGATGTTGAGAATTGTTTCTACTGggtggaaaaggaaagagaggggatgTAATGTAGAAGTCTCTGACGATGCCTTCAAAACCCAACCAGGCTGTTCTGggagagaatgttctggaagaacTTCAGAAAAGGGGCTGGAGTATGGAGCAGGTTTGGGAGGAGAAAGACCAGGGGAGAGTATGCTGAGGTACATGATTTCAGGACCACGAGCTGGCCCTGTACCAAGCACCATCCCCGAGAAGCAGTGGGTGGGAGAAGCTGTGAGTGGGAGAAGCTGTGGGTGGGAGAAGCTGTGGGTGGGAGAGATTCAACAGCTTTCACTATGGGTGGGTCACAGGTCACCTCCAAGCCTCATAAATAGGCTCAGCAGTAAGAGGCCCTGCCTTAGCTTCATCCAGGTAAGATGCAAGTCAACTCCTTTTCCTCTGCCACTGCATGGTGTGCTCACAGGGCCTTTCCTCTTCAAGGCCAGGAGCAATTCTTTTCTGTCGCCTCATCTGCCCCGTGTGTAAGTCATGAGGAGTACAAACTCAGGTGGCCTACAAACTTAACGCTGGGATGAAAGGGACTAGGAAAGCGTAGCGGTGGACCCTGACAGAGGCATTTGCTGGTGGGAATCAGAAGCAAGTGGGGCATAGGTAGCTATTTCCTTTGGGTgacaggggaaggggaggttgAGGTTCCGTGGGCCATGGTGTCTATGGGAGCTTGCGTTTCTCTGAGGTGAACTGGAAGGGACGGCAAGGGAAAGCCTGAACCACTGACTGGGGCAAGCAGGCAGTTCAGGAATGCTACACATCACCAAGTGAttcactgtgggggaggggaggctgggggtggagcCTCAGGACAGTGGAGGCTGTTTCCCCCTAAGTGTGGGGGCATATAACGGAGGTGTACACACCGGGAGTGGAGTGGAGGTGGACACGGGACTGTCAAGGTGGCTTAGGTGGGCGAAAGGCTTGGCTGCACCCCAAGACTCCAGATAGCGAGTCATCAGAAGTGACGGACGCATCGGGTGCCCCTCCAGAGAAGACAGCAATCCTTTTGCGGTGCCCTTCTCGTCTTCCTCCTCAGCCTGGGACATGAGAAGTCTGAGTCAAAAGGAGATATTTCCCCATTCTCCCACATCCTTCTAGGCCTGCTCCACCCACATCACAACACAGCAACTCAGTTTCTGGCATAAAAGGAAAGACTGGCTTTGTTGACTAGGTGGTCTGCTTGGTCTAATCTGACAGGTCCGAGCCAAGCTATTACCCGAGGATCAATGACCAGGTATGTAGGTTCGCCTAGCTCCCGAAGGTACGGGTCTCGGTGTTCTGCGTCTGCCCTCTCCACAGCATAAGCTCCTGCTAGCAGGTCCAGCGTGGCCCCTGTGATGTGCACTCgtctggaaggaaggaacagtGAAAGTCAGGAGGAAAAACCTCTAAACCTTTAGTTTCTTTCAAAGGCCATTCCCAGAGCTGTGTCCTCAAGAAAGGACCCATGTTATGGGGAGGGCTACCCAACATCTCAGAATTTCCCTGCCCTTGTCTTAAGGGTCTGTGAACAGGATAGCAGCCTGTGAGAGACTCAACCAGCCATTTGAGTAGCTGTTCCAGGCTCCAAGACTTACCCTGGTACACCGCCAGCTTCCATATGGTTGGCCAATGTGACATCGTGGGACCAGACATCATACTGCCACTTCTGTAGCCCGATGACTCCACAAAGAACGCTGCCCGAGTGCACGCCCACGCGCATGTTGATATCCACACCGGTGGCTACCCGAAGTTGCCTGAGCAGAGTGTGGGACAAGCTTAGTGATGCCACAATTCTCCTCTTCTCCGGGAGGACTGCCACCCTGCCTCCCGCACTCCCCCCAACACCCGGtgctctcagtttctcctgctcACACACGCGAGCTGACCTGATGGCCCGGCACATGTCCAGTCCCATGCGCACACAATTGATAGCGTGGTCAGGCAGCGAGAGGGGCAGCCCGGAGACACAGTAGTAACAGTCTCCCAGGATCTTGATCCGCATGCATTCGTGCTCCtgggagtatgtgtgtgggtgtgtagagGAACCTGGTTAGAGGCCAGAGGGGTAGGAGGGAGTTGGGGGAAGTTGGGGAGCAGCTGTGGCATTCCTGAAGAACTTCTGAGGTTTGGAATGTCTAGGTCAGATCTATGGCGTCCCTGATATGGGGCTGACTGAGGAGGCTCCCCATCGCATGGTATTTGAGGGCCCCTGGGTGGAGAGGGAAACCCCTCTGACCTTGGCAATTTGGTCGAACTTGCCAAAGAGCTCGTTCAGCATGAGGACCAGCTCCTTCGGGGAACACTCGCTGGCCAGCCGCGTGAAGCCCACGATGTCGGCATACAGCACGCTGTACGGGGTGAGCCATGTTAACAGGGACAGGGCGGCAGCCCAGGGTCCCTCCCCTCCGGCTGGCTTGCCTCATACCTCACTCCTTGGTGCCTCTTGACATACAGGCTGTGAAAGTTGTTTGTGTTCTCTGGCCCTGAGTGCTGTCCAGCCTGCAGCCGGGCCATGATCTCTGCTTTCATCTCTCGGGCCAGGTAGGCAGGAAGGATGGACAAGAGGAGGTGCTCCTGGAGAAGTCCCCCATGAGTGACCCCTCCGACCCTGCTGTGCCCTGTAACCAAGAACCTTAGCCCTCCAAATTACTCAGGCTCCCACGTATTATATGCTATCTTATGCTATCTACTAGTAGCTCCCCGACCCTTCCAGTCCACCTAGCAGGACACCAGCACCCCAATCTGTCCTGGTCACTTTTAGGGACTAAAGTCAACACCTAAATTTGAAATCTTcctttaatataataattatcatcatcatcatcctcatcctcatcctcattttgagacagtgtcttactacGTATCCCTCTGGATGGCCTGGAATCCACTATCTAAAccagggtggtctcaaactcacagaggtatgtctgcttttgcctcccaagaaCTGATATTAAAGACGTGGCACACCACTACACCTGACCAAGATTTAATTTGTCATTATTGACTGGTGTATGTATTTGTGGGCACATGTGCCACAGGGtatgggtggaggtcagaggtcagcttttcCTTGTCTCCATCGACCTTTACTTAGGTTCTAGGACCTGAACTCCCTCATCAGGTTTGTGCAGAAGGTTCTCACCCTCAGCTTCCCCACTGGGTTTCACCTGGTACCTAGCAACAATCTTCCATGTGCAGGCAACAGTCGTATAAAGGAGGAAAATACTTGAGGAAGGCAAATGAATTACCCAGAGTCACTCAGAAAAAAGGCGCTAAAAAGCTGCTCTTTCTGTGCTGCAATCCCTTCCTGCCTCTTAGGTCCTACTGACCTGGTGCTTTTTCTCAGTGTCCAACCTCCGGCGTGAATGCAGAGAGCTAAGAGCCTCCCGGAACGTGGCCCGCAGTGCTTGCTCCATCAGGGCCTTGTGGTACGCCCCCACCACGTTCCCACACAGGAACAACACCGCGTTTGCTGCCAACTGTGGGCAAAGGCCAGACTTAGAAAGTGTATCGCTCCCCCAACCCTAGTGGGTTGGGGAGTCTACCTGTGTAGTTGGAGTTGGTTCCAAACACAGGACGAGGAGAGCTGGCTCTATGGTTAAGGACCTAGGTATCTCAAAACAATCAGAGCCACTCTATGACATCCGTCCTGGAGAGTTGGTtgctttccttctctgctctctgctatAGACTCTTGGCTGTGGAGCCAACCTGACCGCTTAGGCCTAGCtatctttttgctgttgttgggttttttgtttgtttgtttgttttggtttttcaagacagggtttctctgtatagccctggctgtcctggaactcactttgtagaccaggctggcctcgaactcagaaatctgcctgcctctgcctcccaagtgctgggattaaaggcgtgtgtcaccacgacCAGCTAGGCCTAGCTATCTTGCATGTATAGAATGCTATCTTGCCTAGAGTGCTATTCCTCCATATTCATGTCCTGAGCCCATTCCAGCCGCAAGAAACTACTCCAGTTCTGATTCACGTTTTCCACGAATGCTCCACGTTTTACTTCTGTAGAGAATCTTGACTGATTTCCCCATGGCtatagtgccctcttctggcaaagGTAAGCATGGTGCACTGATGCAGCAGCGACACTAGAGGTCGCTATAGGGGCGTTATCAGTGCTTGGATTCTGCGAGGGCCGAGCCATGCCTTGGATAATGCTCACAGCATTACCAAGTAGTTGAGCCAGCTCTGGGCACACTACCTGCACCACTTGCATTTTTACCTGTGGTAGCAGAGCTCTCTGTGACTCAAGCTGccacccaagatacagtccaagGACCAGCAGGTGCGAGAGGGATGAGATGACCCCCGCAGCAGCAGCATCCCGCATGCCCAAGGGCAGCATGGCGTACACGGTGAAGAtgatgaagaggaaaaaagacacCTGGAGAAGAGTGTGGGAAGCTGAAGGCCCGTGATGTTGCGCCCAGGGTCTAAGTTTGAGGTTCACCTTCCCCCAAGCCTTGATTCTCCTCACCTGGTCCCAGGCGCTCACCACACCCCCAGTGAACAGAAATCCATAACCCAGAGCCAGCAATGCAACCCATATGAGACCGGAAAGAGGTCGTGTCCATCGCTGCAGTTGCTGCTCCCGGGAAGCGAGTCCCAATAACAGAGAGAAGCCACCAAAAGCACACAGCACAGTTGTCAGGAAGCTTGGGTCTGAAGTCAGCTCCTGTGGAGAAAAGATATCTGAAACCAGGCTGAGAGGAGATACTTTGACGACTTTGAAGTTCTCTCAAGGTGAGAAGGAGCAAGTTAGGTGTCCTTCAAAGCAGCTCGGCAAAGTATCCGAAACGCATGCGCAGAAAGGATATAGAGCTGGTGAGATGCTACAGTGGGGAACGGTGTTTGCCACCAAACCGATGTTCTGGTTTAATTCGCAGAATCCACATAGTGAAAGATGAGAACTCATACCTTTGAGttgtctttacacacacacacatacacttagataaatgaataataatttttaaaaaaccacacacaagaaaacagggGCCACTGACACGTGTTTTTCACATTAGATCAAACCAAGAGAAATTTCTAAAACCCTACTGTCTTGTCCAGAGAGGTCAGCAGTGTCACCTGGTTCCACCTAGTTTATCTGAAACATTTGCATGGGACCAGGGAGAGCTACCCAGAAGGCTGAGCTGCTCTTGGCTATTTGCAAGTCTGTGCTCTTCTGCATCGCAggtgcctttgtttgtttgtttgtttgttgtttgtttagtttggagGCAGGGGCTCatgtagcttgggctggcctccaactcgCTGCAGCTGaggactttgaactcctggtcctcctgtccCAATCTCTCAAGCCATGGGATTCTAGACTTGCCTGGCTATTCCCACAGGTAAAGGAGGGCGGTAGGCATCTGCTTGGCTTTCGGAGTGAATGTCATCCAAATAGCAAATTTGCTTGGGAGAAAGAATCCCTTTCTCCTGAAGCTAAGCCACTAAACTTCACAAATGTCTACCGGGGCAGCCCAAGTTTCTGCAACCCCTCGCTCCCACAAGCACTGAGTTCTGAGTGGCTGCCTTTCCTCTAGCCTGTAAGTCCCAATGCTATCCTACCCCTCGTCCCTCCTCTTTCAAGACTTGGGGTAGACAGGGGTTAGTTGTGCCCAGTCATTTGCCCCACCTTACCTCCCAAGAGTGAAAGGGAAACCCAGACTGGAATATTTCCCCTTTCTTGCCAGAAtgaaaacgaaaaacaaaaacaaaaaagatggaggAAGGCAAAAAACTATCTTTTGGAAGTCTGTGGGCACAGCTAGTGGCCCCACATTCCCAaatctggagagaaaaaaaagtcaggaaatgAATCTCCCCAGGGACATGAGTAGAGTTTCCTCCCTGGAAAAATGGAAAATCCGGTGTTGGATTTATTAGAGAACCAATAGAACACAGCGAGAAGCATTCAGAACTCACTTATGTCCTAGTATAGACCCAGAGACTAAGCTTAGAGGGTGGAGAGCTCTGTCACATGTACCCAGAGTCACAACTCATGAGGTTCAACGCTTCTTTTTTGATTCCCAGCAAAGACATTATTAACTAAAAGACCTCACAAATCTCAGATCTTCAAATGTCCCCAGCCCGAGGCAGCCCCTGCCTAGAGTAGGCTTCCACACCTAGCCCATCTTACCCTGCCGCTGGCCCAGGCGACGGCGGGCAGTGCCACGAGCGCGCAGagcacaatgaccaaaagcagtaTCAGCAGTGGGTACTGTTGGCTCAGGCTGTAGTAAGTCTCATAGAAGAGATCTTCGCTGGGAGGAGGCCGGGGACTGAAGAGGCGAGCCAtggtctccccagccccagcccggAGCCCCTGCCCTGGGGATCACAGGGTGCTGAGTTAATAACATGGCCCAGACCACCGCGCTTTCCCACCCCTCCCGAAGCCCAACCCACTAAGCTTTCAGCAGCAATAGGGTTCCCTGCTATGTGCTCTCTCACAGGGCTCCCAGCTGTGACAGGACTTCTTCATCCTTCCCGCAGTCCATACCGTGATAGAGTCCTGGCTGGAGCTGAAAAGAAGGTGCCCCAGACTCACTGCTTTGGGTCAAACTCCTGAAGTTCTCTCAGCAAAGCTAGGCTCCAGGAGGGAACCTGGGTGGGCTGGCTGCCATTCACCTTCGCTGCTTTACTAGTGGCTCAGGGCCTGCCGGGGCGACTGGCACTTCCCTCTTGGCGCCAAggccccctcccacttccccgcGATACAGTCCAGCCCCTTCCCGTTCTGGAGCCGGACTCCCCTGGCCGCTTCCCATGCCCAGAACGCATTCTCTAATCAtcaccttccctctttctttaaCGACAACGACAATAAGCAGGTGGGCCGTGGGAGAAATACGAGGTAATGGGGGAAGGGGACTACAAAGGGATGTGTCAAGATAAGGACACAACATTTGGAAGTGGGGAGGCCAAGGAAAGCCTGGAAGAAAGCTGGGAGGAGCAGGGTCCTGGTACCAGCTGGGGCCGGGGTGTGGGCAGGGCAGGAGTGACATTTCCCCGTTCATTCTTGGTTCCTCTGTTATGGCCAAGTGTGAACTGTCTGACCATTTCCAGCTCCTTGGGTTGGTGTTCCTTTTTGTTGGATAGAGTTATTATTTCTTGGATACagagaaatcaaatcaaatcaaaacaaaacaaacaaacaacccccccatgCTCCCTGCTGCCATGCCTAGAAAGCAAGGTGCATGAGGTCTGTGCAGCAGGTGTATGGTGGTCTAGAGAGCCTGGGGTGCCTTTGAACTTCCTGAGACACCTTCCTTCACCAGGGCCTCAAAACCCAGTGCTCAAAAtcaaggagaaaagggggagcaGTCTGACGTCAACTTCTCTCCTGTCAGCCTAGGCTTAAGGTGGTATCAACCCTGAGCTCTGGAGGAAGTACCCCACCCTGAGACTGGAGCATCAGAGAGCAAGCCCTCGGATTCCTTCCTGCCACCAGCTGCACCCTGACCTTATGAACCAAGAGGTTGCCTATATCTGGTCCCCAGGTCCCCTTTTCCTGCAGCACCatctcctccctacctccccccctcccccaggataGCCAGCTCCTGGCTGTCCATCCCTGATGCTCTGGATTGACACCTCAGACTCACTCATAAATTAATAAGCTACGTTTATTGACTTTAAGGAGATAGGTCAAAAGTCAGTTTGGGTGTAGGTCTGACTATCCTCACAGAATGTTGTGAGCTTCAGGAAGTGGCAAGGAATTGTCACAGCCAGTCCAGGTTGCTTAGAACATGTTTTTATTCCCACATTAATTATACTGGCTGCCTGAATGGTGCACTTCCAGCTTCAGGCTCTTGCAGTGATTCGCTGAAGTCTAATTGTTGAAGGGCTGCCAGCCCCTACCCCTGCCGAACTGTGTTGGGTCCTTCTTGGGAAAGGGGGTTCTTGGTAGTACTACCAAGCAGTTGTGGTTCCCAATCTGCACTTCAGAGCAGTTGTTGAGGATAACAGACGGTGGCCCTTTAAGAGCaaaaggaggaggtggtggtgagaGGGTTCAGAGGTTAGAAGGATGAGGTTGACAAGCACTTTGGGGAGAGGGGCAGCGACACCTTGTGATCACCCTGGGGAATGCAAATGCAGGGTCTTCCCCTGCTAGCAACTGTGTCTGAGCTGTGCCTCTTCAGAATTAGTCTTATAGAAGCCCGAAGGTGTAGTGCCTGGTGTTTGGGTGTCTTTGATGGGAGACTCTCTGGACTTGCTTATCAATAATGAAACTGTGGGGGCTCACAGACTCTGTGCTGGGAAAAGTCAGCCGATCCCGACTTTTGTTGTGTGACCTCAGTGGGACCCTTTCCTAGTGGATGTCAAGCTCCTCGTGTATTAAACGAGGCAGATCGGGTTAGATGATCTCTAGTCATTCCTTCCCACCTCCAGAGTAACTCGTGTCTAAAGGTAggtgctgaggaggaaggtgatggGAGAGCTGAGCGGGGAGAGCAACAGAGGATGAAGAATGGGTACCTGTCGTTGGATTTGGTGGGGCCCAGGAGTACCAAGGAGTGCTGTGTCTTCCATCTCCCTGCAAACAACACAGAGTTCTCAGGCTTTCTACTCAAGAGGCTAATCTCATCACCGTGCGGTCCTCCTTGGTAAGAGGGTATGCTCTAAGTCTTGCCAGTGTCTCACCTGATTCCTGTGGGGATCAGGATGCGGAGTCTCGGTAAAGACTGGCCTCGGTGTTGTGCCTCTGAAGGGTAAAGTATGTGGAATTTGGGGAGTACCAGCCACGGTGTGAGAAGATGTCCTTGCTGGTGTGGCATGCCCAACTGATGTTTCCTGTGTTCTCTCAGAAAGGCATTTCCCAGGAACTGGTCCGGAGGGTTCCTCCAAATGCAGGCGGTCCAGCATTTCAGAAACCAAGGTTTCCCTTGGGCAATCCATTTCTGGGTCTCTTTGTATCGGTTCTCTGGCAGACAAGTTTCTGTCACTGCTTCCGTGCTGAGACAGGTAATGCTTTGCCTGcgcagacagacaggaggaccTTGTTGTCAGGAGCTAGGGCAGCCAACGTAAGCCCCGGTGAATATTTTCTTGGTCTCTGGAGACTAAGGAGTAGATTCTGGTGAATGGGAATGACAATCAAGGATTAAATAATGGTGGCCCAGTGAAGGTAGGCTGCATGGTTAAGGGAGCCGCTTGTGCCATCTCCGAACAGTCCCTGGACAGGAGGGCGGTGTTTGAAACTCACCTCGGAGACAGCAGCATCTACTTTGTCCTTTACCAGATTGTAAACGTCTTTGGTTTTTGGTTCGCAGTCTGAAAGACAATAGCGAGTTGTCTATGAGTCAGATTTCTTTCCTTGGAGAAGCTCCCTGATGAAGACCCAAGTCTACCCTAGTTGCCAGAGATACGGCTAACGCACCCTGGAAGGATGGCCTCTCTTTGGACTCGGAATTCCAGCAATGCATCAttaactccttcagtctttccaaGCCGGGAGTCTCAGGGCTGTCTGGAGGCAGCTCTGTCAGTGGAGGACGACTCTGCCTGTCACACACTGTTTCCCGGATTAGTGAAGTCTTGTCTACCACTGGCGTTGGGGATAACATAAGGAATTCATGAAATGAAGCGACATCCCATTCTATCTCGGACAGGAGCAGGGAGAGTGGTCCAagggagaggtgaggtgggaagAGGGCGGTGTTAGTCGGTTGGGGTAAAAGGGAGGGCTCCAGGGTTTCAGGTGCTTTCGGGCACCTGAGCTAAGAGAATCCATTTGGAGTCTTAC
The sequence above is drawn from the Mus pahari chromosome 8, PAHARI_EIJ_v1.1, whole genome shotgun sequence genome and encodes:
- the Ripk3 gene encoding receptor-interacting serine/threonine-protein kinase 3 encodes the protein MSSVKLWPTGASAVSLMSHKELKKLEFVGQGGFGVVFRAQHRAWNLDVAVKIVNSKKISREVKAMVNLRNENVLLLLGVTEDLQWDFVSGQALVTRFMENGSLAGLLQPECPRPWPLLCRLLREVVLGMCYLHSLNPPLLHRDLKPSNVLLDPELHAKLADFGLSTFQGGSQSGSESGSRDSGGTLAYLAPELLVDVNLKASKASDVYSFGILMWAVLAGREAELVDKTSLIRETVCDRQSRPPLTELPPDSPETPGLERLKELMMHCWNSESKERPSFQDCEPKTKDVYNLVKDKVDAAVSEAKHYLSQHGSSDRNLSAREPIQRDPEMDCPRETLVSEMLDRLHLEEPSGPVPGKCLSERTQETSVGHATPARTSSHTVAGTPQIPHTLPFRGTTPRPVFTETPHPDPHRNQGDGRHSTPWYSWAPPNPTTGPPSVILNNCSEVQIGNHNCLVVLPRTPFPKKDPTQFGRGRGWQPFNN